The following is a genomic window from Candidatus Xiphinematobacter sp. Idaho Grape.
AAGAGGTTCTTGCTAGCTACCTCCAGAAATATGGTAAGCCGAGGCATGCTACGATTCTTGTAGGCCCTGAGGGGGATTTTACACTGGGAGAAATAGCTCTGGCCAAGGGTGAAGGATGCCAACCTGTTACGCTAGGTCCTATTGTGTTGAGAACTGAAACCGCTGCGATATACTGCCTGAGCGTTCTTTCGCACGAGCTGGGTCTGTGCTCACCTTACAATGAATAAAGGAGAGCTCCCATTTTTGGGGGCCGCGAGGGGTGTTGTGTCAACTTTAATGGAGGAGCTTTATGCAAAACGATTTGGTCGTTACAATCACGGAATCAAACTTTGAGAGCCTGGTTATTCAGGAAGCTTTGCCGGTCTTAGTGGATTTTTGGGCACCATGGTGTGGTCCATGCCGAATGCTCGAGCCAATAATCAGTCAGATTGCCTTGCAAGTTCAAGGAAAGGCGGTTATAGGGAAAGTGAATATCGATGAAAATCCAAGGGTTGCTGAGCGGTTTCATATACAGGCTGTTCCTCAGATCTTTTTTTTCCGGAAGGGTGAGGTCAGGGACAGGAGTGTGGGCTACATCAGTAAGGCGGCCCTGCTCTCTAAGCTGGATGCCGTCATTCTTGCTGCCGACCCGTAGGTATGGCGGCGGGTTTGCTTTCTGTCGCTGTAGGACTCGAAGATGATGGTATACGCGGTTTTCTCCCCCCCCAAAAACCCCCCCTCAGAGGGGTCTCTCCGTAGTTTCTACGGGGTATATTAAAGCCCCCCGTACAGCAACAGCAAGTTCTCTTCGCTCTGTTTAGCCAGCAGTCTTTGGCTGGAATGCGTATGCTGCCCTGTCTGGCCAGCGTTTCTCATGCTTTGCACATGCATTCCTCAATTTTAAACTCTAGTCCTAGGATAGTCTTGGTGGTTTCAAAGGCCCAAACTGTGGCAGGGCCCTCCTTTGTTTTCCCTGCACGCTCTCCTTAAGGGCCTCTGTGTGGTACGATCTTGGGAGAAAGCTACTTTTTGGAATTCTGAGCCACTGACTTGACCGATCGAGTTTTTGACGGGGGTTTCTGGGGAAAAGAACACAGCCGATGCCAGCGCGGCAAGGCTTTCCAGGCAAGAGGGATGGTAGAAAGAGTGAAAATGCCAATGACTACAA
Proteins encoded in this region:
- the trxA gene encoding thioredoxin; protein product: MQNDLVVTITESNFESLVIQEALPVLVDFWAPWCGPCRMLEPIISQIALQVQGKAVIGKVNIDENPRVAERFHIQAVPQIFFFRKGEVRDRSVGYISKAALLSKLDAVILAADP